The following coding sequences are from one Aggregicoccus sp. 17bor-14 window:
- a CDS encoding DUF6310 domain-containing protein, with product MKKPDAERRRISSTMKLNALLVSVTMLGMCYHPPQLRLAEAVMASAPRRPVGAGPRAMLPPSKELVLAATMENVTGALDQALAKKAPRAEADAQLATLAKTLDTVERDSLASFAQVEQELTARQLPPLMLERHREAVRDFQAKVGQLRTDLVAVQGARSTAARDALTERMRALLASNRGAAPVRRVDPSHLPVRSASREPMAPALDVASLSRRLATLAVAARTRSSSARGGKVSALGAAPSASTSGSAAAAPAGTAAALDADLPPDLAATEDVQLTPAVRELAASLGNSPVRIYNWVRDNIRYVPTYGSVQGSELTLVNKQGNAFDTASLLIALLRAAHVPAHYVYGTVQVPAAQVRAWVGDAPSVGVAQELMATGGIPNVALVAGGTIAALKLEHVWVEALVDFEPSRGAVNKQGDTWVPLDASFKPHTRVAPLDLRTETDVSLQGMFDDIFAVAQRNADGSVTQLFPDYAQVKGLEAAQQAMAQLSAKYPDLRLEQLVGGVSIAPRSAQVLDASLPYDVVARGTTFNALPAGLRHTVTLRLYANEFDRAMESPDLETTLSLARLGSGRLSVIYAPASAADAQLIQSYKDAHASSLPVYLVHVVPQVQLDGAVLATGSVTTMGTSQSWELTLGGANEPSSIPDVYDIPAGSVSVFGIDGNGLTAEAVQARQQARDELSVAENMHQVALRYFTEYDQFDEIIARPLGVTKLRLPSAGLFAAPLQVRYLFGMPRSGSFNGPMMDVKHVLVGVAGGTADERFRFMSQSGVQGSYLEGSVIDQVFSRRQGAAHSTAQVLIDAAREQVPIYTLDAGNVAAVLPTLQVSADLRSELAAAVAAGKIVVIPKYAPRGVVGYILQDRETGAGAYMIDSGANGGVGESCDQQPEPEPVRVPVFKILAYLAAAFIILAMIAAAFGPGTQAAEPALAAGLAAIVFGIMLAPSNAYAAEPRVCCIPKPVPHLGGNLVHNMCADVVPPNDYPGNDARVDGKNFDAFNALERSLWEAKTYNPANCTSKFCQEKLQPMWYAADLAELASERAIAHKCEYSFGLAAGDNGYALAMSPSIDFANVQSICLQP from the coding sequence GCGCCGCATCAGCTCCACGATGAAGCTCAACGCCCTGCTGGTGAGCGTCACCATGCTGGGCATGTGCTACCACCCGCCGCAGCTGCGGCTCGCCGAGGCGGTGATGGCCTCGGCGCCGCGCCGCCCGGTGGGTGCGGGCCCGCGCGCGATGCTGCCGCCCAGCAAGGAGCTGGTGCTCGCCGCCACGATGGAGAACGTGACCGGCGCGCTGGACCAGGCGCTCGCGAAGAAGGCCCCGCGCGCCGAGGCCGACGCGCAGCTGGCCACGCTGGCCAAGACGCTGGACACGGTGGAGCGAGACAGCCTCGCCTCCTTCGCGCAGGTGGAGCAGGAGCTCACCGCGCGGCAGCTGCCGCCGCTGATGCTCGAGCGCCACCGCGAGGCAGTGCGCGACTTTCAGGCCAAGGTGGGCCAGCTGCGCACGGATCTGGTGGCGGTGCAGGGCGCGCGCAGCACGGCGGCGCGCGACGCGCTCACCGAGCGCATGCGCGCGCTGCTCGCCTCCAACCGCGGCGCGGCGCCCGTGCGCCGGGTGGACCCCTCCCACCTGCCGGTGCGCTCGGCGAGCCGCGAGCCGATGGCGCCCGCGCTGGATGTGGCCTCTCTCTCCCGCCGCCTGGCGACCCTGGCGGTGGCGGCCCGCACCCGAAGCAGCAGCGCCCGCGGGGGCAAGGTCTCGGCGCTCGGCGCGGCGCCCAGCGCTTCCACTTCGGGCAGCGCGGCCGCTGCGCCCGCCGGCACCGCCGCGGCGCTGGACGCGGATCTGCCGCCGGACCTCGCCGCCACCGAGGATGTGCAGCTGACGCCCGCGGTGCGCGAGCTCGCGGCCTCGCTCGGCAACAGCCCGGTGCGCATCTACAACTGGGTGCGCGACAACATCCGCTACGTGCCCACCTACGGCTCGGTGCAGGGCTCCGAGCTGACCCTGGTGAACAAGCAGGGCAACGCCTTCGACACGGCGAGCCTGCTCATCGCGCTGCTGCGCGCGGCCCACGTGCCGGCCCACTACGTGTATGGCACGGTGCAGGTGCCGGCCGCCCAGGTGCGCGCCTGGGTAGGAGACGCGCCGAGCGTGGGCGTGGCCCAGGAGCTGATGGCCACCGGCGGCATCCCCAACGTGGCGCTGGTGGCCGGCGGCACCATCGCCGCGCTGAAGCTCGAGCACGTGTGGGTGGAGGCGCTGGTGGACTTCGAGCCCTCGCGCGGGGCGGTGAACAAGCAGGGGGACACGTGGGTACCCCTGGACGCCTCGTTCAAGCCGCACACGCGCGTGGCCCCGCTCGACCTGCGCACCGAGACGGACGTCAGCCTGCAGGGCATGTTCGACGACATCTTCGCCGTGGCCCAGCGCAACGCGGACGGGAGCGTGACGCAGCTCTTCCCCGACTACGCGCAGGTCAAGGGGCTGGAGGCGGCGCAGCAGGCGATGGCGCAGCTGAGCGCGAAGTACCCGGACCTGCGCCTGGAGCAGCTGGTGGGCGGGGTGAGCATCGCGCCGCGCAGCGCGCAGGTGCTGGATGCGAGCCTGCCCTATGACGTGGTGGCGCGCGGCACGACCTTCAACGCGCTGCCGGCGGGCCTGCGCCACACGGTGACGCTGCGGCTGTATGCCAACGAGTTCGACCGGGCGATGGAGAGCCCGGACCTGGAGACCACGCTCAGCCTCGCGCGGCTGGGCAGCGGGCGCCTCAGCGTCATCTACGCGCCGGCGAGCGCCGCGGACGCACAGCTCATCCAGAGCTACAAGGACGCCCACGCCTCCTCGCTGCCGGTGTACCTGGTGCATGTGGTGCCGCAGGTGCAGCTGGACGGCGCAGTGCTCGCCACCGGCAGCGTGACCACCATGGGCACCAGCCAGAGCTGGGAGCTCACGCTGGGCGGGGCCAATGAGCCTTCGAGCATCCCGGACGTGTACGACATCCCCGCCGGCAGCGTGAGCGTGTTCGGCATCGACGGCAACGGCCTCACGGCGGAGGCGGTGCAGGCGCGGCAGCAGGCCCGCGACGAGCTGAGCGTGGCGGAGAACATGCACCAGGTGGCGCTGCGCTACTTCACCGAGTACGACCAGTTCGACGAGATCATCGCGCGCCCGCTCGGCGTGACCAAGCTCCGCCTGCCCTCCGCCGGCCTCTTCGCCGCGCCGCTGCAGGTGCGCTACCTCTTCGGCATGCCGCGTTCCGGCTCGTTCAACGGCCCCATGATGGACGTGAAGCACGTGCTGGTGGGCGTCGCGGGAGGCACGGCGGACGAGCGCTTCCGCTTCATGTCCCAGAGCGGGGTGCAGGGCTCGTACCTGGAGGGCTCGGTGATCGACCAGGTTTTCTCGCGGCGCCAGGGGGCGGCCCACTCGACTGCCCAGGTGTTGATCGACGCCGCCCGCGAGCAGGTGCCCATCTACACGCTGGATGCGGGCAACGTGGCGGCGGTGCTGCCTACCTTGCAGGTCTCCGCGGACTTGCGCAGCGAGCTCGCGGCGGCGGTGGCCGCGGGCAAGATCGTGGTGATCCCGAAGTACGCGCCGCGCGGGGTGGTGGGCTACATCCTCCAGGACCGCGAGACGGGTGCCGGCGCCTACATGATCGACAGCGGCGCGAACGGCGGCGTGGGCGAGTCGTGCGACCAGCAGCCGGAGCCGGAGCCGGTGCGGGTGCCGGTCTTCAAGATCCTCGCGTACCTCGCCGCCGCGTTCATCATCCTCGCGATGATCGCCGCGGCGTTCGGCCCGGGCACCCAGGCGGCGGAGCCCGCGCTCGCCGCGGGGCTGGCCGCGATCGTGTTCGGCATCATGCTCGCGCCCAGCAATGCGTACGCGGCCGAGCCCCGCGTCTGCTGCATCCCCAAGCCCGTGCCGCACCTCGGCGGCAACCTGGTCCACAACATGTGCGCGGACGTGGTGCCCCCCAACGACTACCCGGGCAACGACGCGCGGGTGGATGGCAAGAACTTCGACGCCTTCAATGCGCTGGAGCGGTCGCTCTGGGAGGCGAAGACCTACAATCCGGCCAACTGCACCTCGAAGTTCTGCCAGGAGAAGCTGCAGCCCATGTGGTACGCGGCGGACCTCGCGGAGCTTGCGTCGGAGCGGGCGATCGCCCACAAGTGCGAGTACTCCTTCGGCCTGGCTGCGGGAGACAACGGCTACGCGCTGGCGATGTCCCCGTCGATCGACTTCGCGAACGTCCAGAGCATCTGCCTCCAGCCCTGA
- a CDS encoding DUF5953 family protein, giving the protein MTNAGPLRIEFQVAPLGGAPASSVLRLLEALERALAPVRLAWRGEVAGAFEATDDPRWRRAFQLVEVPDREAWVGAQLQARRTVLLYGGPELPGLSVTAQPALDVQLASGESVGTVIVAFTPGSVAMQAVPALVEAMGDALSAWTCALTPPASAVLALQVQRAPPGPVRPGVQALLAKSPRLAELPRLRGTARLSCAVAPPSIGWLNYWSDATAQWLGFPDPARDAEWLARAHRTPAGAWLLQLTEAPLDLERPEHLDLLIRAYRRFERIGA; this is encoded by the coding sequence GTGACGAACGCGGGGCCCCTGCGCATCGAGTTCCAGGTGGCCCCGCTCGGGGGCGCTCCGGCGTCTTCCGTGCTACGCCTGCTCGAGGCGCTCGAGCGCGCGCTGGCGCCCGTGCGCCTCGCGTGGCGCGGCGAGGTCGCGGGGGCCTTCGAGGCCACCGACGATCCGCGCTGGCGCAGGGCCTTCCAGCTGGTGGAGGTCCCGGACCGGGAGGCCTGGGTCGGCGCTCAGCTTCAGGCCCGCAGGACCGTGTTGCTCTACGGGGGCCCCGAGCTGCCCGGGCTCTCGGTGACGGCACAGCCGGCGCTGGACGTGCAGCTCGCGAGCGGGGAGTCGGTGGGGACGGTGATCGTGGCCTTCACCCCGGGCTCGGTCGCGATGCAGGCCGTGCCGGCGCTCGTCGAGGCAATGGGTGATGCGCTCTCTGCCTGGACCTGTGCGCTGACGCCGCCCGCGTCCGCTGTGCTCGCGCTGCAGGTGCAGCGCGCTCCCCCGGGGCCCGTGCGCCCGGGCGTGCAGGCGCTGCTCGCGAAGTCGCCCCGCCTGGCGGAGCTGCCGCGCCTGCGCGGCACGGCGCGCCTGTCCTGCGCCGTGGCGCCGCCGTCCATCGGGTGGCTCAACTACTGGTCGGACGCGACTGCGCAGTGGCTCGGCTTCCCGGACCCGGCGCGGGATGCCGAGTGGCTCGCGCGGGCGCACCGCACGCCCGCGGGCGCCTGGCTGCTGCAGCTCACCGAGGCGCCGCTGGACCTGGAGCGCCCCGAGCATCTGGACCTGCTCATCCGGGCGTACCGGCGCTTCGAGCGCATCGGGGCCTGA
- a CDS encoding NAD(P)/FAD-dependent oxidoreductase, with protein sequence MAQHADADVVVVGGGLAGLSAAVHVARGGRRVVLLERAKSLGGRARSQEQGGFRFNLGPHALYRHGAAARLLAELGAEATGGVPGAGAFALQGGRLHTLPSGPVSLLTTDLLPPLQKLELARALAALMRTPHGAFSGLPLSEILQMRVRGDRARAVAAMLFRLATYCAEAEHLDAGIALAQLQHALSGNVLYVDGGWQTLVDGLAARAREAGVAWHTGARAVAADAQGVQLADGGRVWAACVVLAVPPAEAAQLVPQDAALAAPVRPVRAACLDVALRRLPRPRHLILLGVDAPLYTSVHSLAARLAPPGGAVVQAARYLRADEPAPAREELEMMLDTLQPGWREEVESARFLPSLTVMNALPEASRRGARVPVSSPARPGVLVAGDWVGAEPGLLVDVALASAHEAAQRALELVAVQAAA encoded by the coding sequence ATGGCGCAGCATGCAGACGCAGACGTGGTGGTGGTGGGCGGTGGGCTCGCGGGGCTGAGCGCGGCGGTCCACGTGGCGCGCGGGGGGCGGCGCGTGGTGTTGCTCGAGCGGGCGAAGTCCCTGGGCGGGCGCGCGCGCAGCCAGGAGCAGGGCGGCTTCCGCTTCAACCTGGGGCCGCATGCGCTGTACCGCCACGGCGCGGCCGCGCGGCTCCTCGCGGAGCTGGGCGCCGAGGCCACGGGCGGCGTTCCGGGGGCCGGGGCCTTCGCGCTGCAGGGCGGGCGGCTGCACACGCTGCCCTCGGGCCCGGTGTCCCTGCTCACCACGGACCTGCTCCCCCCGCTGCAGAAGCTCGAGCTCGCGCGGGCGCTCGCGGCGCTGATGCGTACCCCTCACGGCGCGTTCAGCGGGCTGCCGCTCAGCGAAATTCTCCAGATGCGCGTGCGCGGCGACCGCGCGCGCGCCGTAGCCGCGATGCTCTTCCGCCTCGCCACCTACTGCGCGGAGGCCGAGCACCTGGACGCGGGCATCGCGCTGGCCCAGCTGCAGCACGCGCTCTCCGGCAACGTCCTCTACGTGGACGGCGGGTGGCAGACGCTGGTTGACGGGCTCGCCGCGCGCGCCCGGGAGGCGGGAGTCGCCTGGCACACGGGCGCTCGCGCGGTGGCCGCGGATGCGCAGGGGGTACAGCTCGCGGACGGCGGCCGCGTGTGGGCGGCGTGCGTGGTGCTCGCCGTCCCGCCTGCCGAGGCCGCGCAGCTCGTCCCGCAGGATGCGGCGCTCGCCGCGCCCGTGCGCCCCGTGCGCGCCGCCTGCCTCGACGTGGCCCTGCGCCGGCTGCCCCGGCCGCGCCACCTCATCTTGCTCGGCGTGGACGCGCCGCTGTACACGTCCGTGCACTCGCTGGCCGCACGGCTCGCGCCTCCCGGGGGCGCGGTGGTGCAGGCGGCGCGCTACCTGCGGGCGGACGAGCCGGCGCCCGCGCGGGAGGAGCTGGAGATGATGCTGGACACCCTGCAACCCGGCTGGCGCGAGGAGGTGGAGTCCGCGCGCTTCCTGCCCTCGCTCACCGTGATGAACGCGCTGCCCGAGGCCTCGCGGCGCGGCGCCCGGGTGCCGGTGTCCTCGCCCGCGCGCCCGGGCGTGCTGGTGGCTGGCGACTGGGTGGGCGCGGAGCCGGGGCTGCTCGTAGACGTGGCACTGGCGAGCGCGCACGAAGCGGCGCAGCGGGCGCTCGAGCTCGTGGCCGTGCAGGCCGCTGCATGA
- a CDS encoding sigma-70 family RNA polymerase sigma factor, with product MKSAEQRPHARHLWGLLYRMTGVAADADELLQETYLRALEHPPQGEPRPYLTRVALNLARDRLRRRRREGYVGPWLPSPLPTEEEVPPGVEARLADGASTEARYELLESVSWAFLLALEALLPVQRAVLLLRDVFDQEVGEVAEALGLSEGNVRVIHHRAHARMAAYDAAREPLVGARQRASREALEGFLTALAQGDVEAARSLLAEDVVVLQDGGGVVNAARVPLVGPERALLFFQRITALRGLPESFAWRELNGLPALVMRWTQPATLATYPTRAVTAVQVDAKGRIRRLWSQMAPRKLEGSGDLFAP from the coding sequence ATGAAGAGCGCAGAGCAGCGGCCGCACGCGCGGCACCTGTGGGGCCTGCTGTACCGGATGACGGGCGTGGCCGCGGATGCGGACGAGCTGCTGCAGGAGACTTACCTGCGCGCGCTCGAGCACCCGCCCCAGGGCGAGCCGCGCCCCTACCTCACGCGGGTGGCCCTCAACCTCGCGCGCGACCGGCTGCGCCGCCGGCGTCGCGAGGGCTACGTGGGGCCCTGGCTTCCCTCACCGCTGCCGACGGAGGAGGAGGTGCCGCCGGGCGTGGAGGCGCGGCTCGCGGACGGCGCCTCCACCGAGGCGCGCTACGAGCTGCTCGAGAGCGTGAGCTGGGCCTTCCTGCTCGCGCTCGAGGCGCTGCTGCCCGTGCAGCGCGCGGTGCTGCTGCTGCGGGACGTGTTCGACCAGGAGGTGGGCGAGGTCGCCGAGGCGCTGGGCCTGAGCGAGGGCAACGTGCGCGTCATCCATCACCGGGCCCACGCGCGCATGGCCGCCTACGACGCCGCCCGCGAGCCGCTGGTGGGGGCGCGGCAGCGCGCCTCCCGCGAGGCGCTCGAGGGCTTCCTCACGGCGCTGGCGCAGGGGGACGTGGAGGCCGCGCGCAGCCTGCTCGCCGAGGACGTGGTGGTGCTGCAGGACGGCGGCGGGGTGGTCAACGCCGCACGCGTGCCGCTGGTGGGACCCGAGCGCGCGCTGCTCTTCTTCCAGCGCATCACCGCGCTGCGCGGGCTTCCCGAGTCCTTCGCCTGGCGCGAGCTCAACGGCCTTCCCGCGCTGGTCATGCGTTGGACGCAGCCCGCCACGCTGGCCACCTATCCCACGCGGGCGGTGACGGCGGTGCAGGTCGACGCGAAGGGGCGCATCCGGCGGCTCTGGTCCCAGATGGCCCCGCGCAAGCTCGAGGGCAGCGGGGACCTGTTCGCCCCCTGA
- the nrfD gene encoding NrfD/PsrC family molybdoenzyme membrane anchor subunit, whose translation MREDSEQGKSTLLERMERTGDGRNIEPALGLLEGEGAQQRVRGAPEPRRERRKTEHAIASRAETADPLHPSYYGLPVIKETVWIWTIPLYFHVGGLAGAASVLGVSAELAGGRRFRRLRARTRWTGAVGDAVSAVLLITDLGRPERFLNMMRVFRPSSPMSMGSWVLSVSGAANGLAAVTSGFEGGVLGRSGDAASVVGGVLGLPLAGYTAVLLANTAVPVWQGTRFGLPLLFMSAGVASAASLLSLLPGTRAEGRALHLYGTVGSAAALAATYAVEREAARSESVSKHLHAGVGGALWRAAKACTAAGLALSLLPGRTRAKRVAASVLTQLGSLGMRYGIFYAGKASARDPQATFRAQREGLGAAEVQGQVGPRPDLRPDRFPLPVVR comes from the coding sequence ATGCGCGAGGACTCGGAGCAAGGGAAGAGCACGCTGCTCGAGCGCATGGAGCGCACGGGAGACGGGCGCAACATCGAGCCCGCGCTGGGGCTGCTCGAGGGCGAGGGCGCGCAGCAGCGCGTGCGCGGGGCCCCCGAGCCGCGGCGCGAGCGGCGCAAGACGGAGCACGCGATCGCCTCTCGCGCGGAGACGGCGGACCCGCTGCACCCCAGCTACTACGGGCTGCCGGTCATCAAGGAGACGGTGTGGATCTGGACCATCCCGCTCTACTTCCACGTGGGCGGGCTCGCGGGCGCCGCGAGCGTGCTCGGCGTCTCGGCGGAGCTGGCGGGGGGCCGCCGCTTCCGCCGGCTCCGCGCGCGCACCCGCTGGACGGGCGCGGTGGGAGACGCCGTGAGCGCGGTGCTGCTCATCACGGACCTCGGGCGGCCCGAGCGCTTCCTCAACATGATGCGCGTCTTTCGCCCCAGCTCGCCCATGAGCATGGGCTCCTGGGTGCTCTCGGTGTCGGGCGCGGCCAACGGGCTCGCCGCCGTGACGAGCGGCTTCGAGGGCGGCGTCCTCGGCCGCAGCGGCGACGCGGCGAGCGTGGTGGGAGGGGTGCTCGGCCTGCCGCTCGCGGGCTACACCGCGGTGCTGCTCGCGAACACCGCGGTGCCGGTGTGGCAGGGCACCCGCTTCGGCCTGCCCCTGCTCTTCATGAGCGCAGGCGTGGCGAGCGCCGCGTCGCTGCTCTCGCTGCTGCCGGGCACGCGCGCGGAGGGGCGCGCGCTGCACCTCTACGGCACCGTGGGGAGCGCGGCAGCGCTCGCGGCGACGTACGCGGTGGAGCGCGAGGCCGCTCGCTCCGAGTCCGTGTCCAAGCACCTGCATGCGGGCGTGGGCGGAGCGCTGTGGCGCGCGGCGAAGGCGTGCACCGCGGCGGGGCTCGCGCTCTCGCTGCTGCCCGGCCGCACACGTGCGAAGCGCGTTGCCGCGAGCGTGCTCACGCAGCTCGGCTCGCTCGGGATGCGCTACGGCATCTTCTACGCGGGCAAGGCGAGCGCGAGAGACCCGCAGGCCACCTTCCGCGCCCAGCGCGAGGGCCTGGGCGCCGCCGAGGTCCAGGGCCAGGTGGGCCCGCGCCCGGACCTGCGCCCCGACCGCTTCCCCCTCCCCGTCGTGCGCTGA
- a CDS encoding 4Fe-4S dicluster domain-containing protein has product MGQGQKGFFTDTTLCIGCKACEVACKQWNQLPDDGFNFTGMSYDNTGHLGASTWRHVAFVERSADSGPQRPVPTPGVNTALPASFSWLMASDVCKHCQRAGCLEACPTGAIIRTEFDSVYIQPDVCNGCGYCVTACPFGVVERREDDGRAWKCTLCYDRLGDDMTPACAKHCPTESIQFGDLDELKERAKVRLERLHELGVSDAYLYGADAESQPGTGGLNAFFLLVDKPEVYNLPPDPVVPTVKGHQAWRQVGWGSLGMVALALGAVLFGRGAGR; this is encoded by the coding sequence ATGGGTCAAGGTCAGAAGGGCTTCTTCACCGACACCACGCTCTGCATCGGCTGCAAGGCCTGCGAGGTCGCGTGCAAGCAGTGGAACCAGCTCCCCGATGACGGCTTCAACTTCACCGGGATGTCCTACGACAACACGGGACACCTGGGCGCGAGCACCTGGCGCCACGTGGCGTTCGTGGAGCGCTCGGCAGACAGCGGGCCGCAGCGCCCCGTGCCCACCCCGGGCGTGAACACCGCCCTGCCCGCCTCCTTCAGCTGGCTGATGGCGAGCGACGTGTGCAAGCACTGCCAGCGCGCGGGCTGCCTCGAGGCCTGCCCCACCGGCGCCATCATCCGCACCGAGTTCGACTCGGTCTACATCCAGCCGGACGTGTGCAACGGCTGCGGCTACTGCGTCACGGCCTGCCCCTTCGGCGTGGTGGAGCGGCGCGAGGACGACGGCCGGGCCTGGAAGTGCACCCTCTGCTACGACCGCCTCGGCGACGACATGACGCCCGCGTGCGCGAAGCACTGCCCCACCGAGTCCATCCAGTTCGGGGACCTGGACGAGCTCAAGGAGCGCGCGAAGGTGCGGCTCGAGCGCCTGCACGAGCTGGGCGTGAGCGACGCGTACCTCTACGGCGCGGACGCCGAGAGCCAGCCGGGCACCGGCGGCCTCAACGCCTTCTTCCTGCTGGTGGACAAGCCCGAGGTCTACAACCTGCCGCCCGACCCCGTCGTGCCCACCGTGAAGGGGCACCAGGCCTGGCGCCAGGTGGGCTGGGGCTCCCTGGGCATGGTGGCGCTCGCGCTGGGCGCGGTGCTCTTCGGGCGCGGGGCGGGGCGGTGA